The following coding sequences are from one Halosolutus amylolyticus window:
- a CDS encoding ABC transporter permease, whose protein sequence is MSTPSTTIDRAGGGFASDVRVTFVRWTIKSVRNPFVLVVSLVQPIIFLVLFTQVFGGVATAALEGISYETYLVPAIVIQVALVAAATSGIGLVNDIENGMFEKTLVSPMNRTAVFLGKTLAEVVRIVVQVVIVLGLGVLLGAEIATGVPGAIGIVAICVLFSVWFTAFSNVLAVVTRDEESTIIGANLLQLPLLFVSSAFLPLSALPDWIQTIAAVNPITYGVDAARAVMLGEDTMTVVEVTRFGGMWDTLVPALAVLLVLAIGFGSVAIYAIGRAASADVR, encoded by the coding sequence ATGAGCACCCCATCGACGACGATCGATCGGGCCGGTGGCGGGTTCGCGAGCGACGTCAGGGTGACGTTCGTCCGGTGGACGATCAAGTCCGTCCGGAACCCGTTCGTGCTCGTGGTCTCGCTGGTCCAGCCGATCATCTTCCTCGTCCTGTTCACGCAGGTGTTCGGCGGCGTCGCGACGGCCGCGCTCGAGGGGATCAGTTACGAGACCTACCTCGTGCCCGCGATCGTCATCCAGGTCGCGCTGGTCGCGGCCGCGACGTCGGGGATCGGGCTGGTCAACGACATCGAGAACGGGATGTTCGAGAAGACGCTCGTCAGCCCGATGAACCGGACGGCCGTCTTCCTCGGCAAGACCCTCGCCGAGGTCGTCCGCATCGTGGTCCAGGTGGTCATCGTGCTCGGATTGGGCGTCCTGCTGGGTGCCGAAATCGCGACCGGCGTCCCCGGTGCGATCGGAATCGTGGCCATCTGCGTGCTCTTCTCGGTCTGGTTCACCGCGTTCTCGAACGTGCTCGCGGTCGTCACCCGCGACGAGGAGTCGACGATCATCGGCGCGAACCTGCTCCAGTTACCCTTGCTGTTCGTCTCGAGCGCGTTCCTCCCGCTCTCGGCGTTGCCCGACTGGATCCAGACGATCGCGGCAGTCAACCCGATCACCTACGGCGTCGACGCGGCCCGGGCGGTGATGCTCGGCGAGGACACCATGACCGTCGTCGAGGTGACACGCTTCGGCGGGATGTGGGATACCCTGGTTCCCGCACTCGCCGTCCTGCTCGTGCTGGCGATCGGGTTCGGTAGCGTCGCGATCTACGCGATCGGTCGTGCGGCGAGCGCCGACG
- a CDS encoding ABC transporter ATP-binding protein: MTDYAIEARDVAVTYADGTEAVRGVDLLVERGEFFGFLGPNGAGKTTMIKTLVTLLRPTAGTVRINGFDALETPRSVRATVGYMAQETSIDPELTARENLRYACAAYGVPRSERADRIDELLDLVDLTDVGGKEADDFSGGMKKRLDAATALVHRPPLVFLDEPTTGLDPAARNRLWEYFRRINDEGTTVFLTTQYLEEADQLCDRLAVIQNGTVVADGTPGALKRRVGGEILDVQLADPGKRERAVEIARHGDLFAVGATVEPTDEGVAVTARDARTSGTDLLVALRDDGIGVVGFDVRAPTLDDVFLAVTGDREGERTEVDDSDGGVPGPAESQTVGGGGSNGPDDQGDSDGRDGGRR, encoded by the coding sequence GTGACCGACTACGCGATCGAGGCGCGCGACGTGGCGGTAACGTACGCGGACGGCACCGAAGCGGTCCGCGGCGTCGACCTGCTCGTCGAGCGCGGCGAGTTCTTCGGCTTTCTCGGGCCGAACGGGGCGGGAAAGACGACGATGATCAAGACCCTCGTCACCCTGTTGCGGCCGACCGCGGGGACGGTCCGGATAAACGGGTTCGACGCCCTCGAGACGCCGCGGAGCGTGCGCGCCACGGTGGGCTACATGGCCCAGGAGACCAGCATCGATCCGGAACTCACCGCCCGGGAGAACCTGCGCTACGCCTGTGCCGCCTACGGCGTCCCCCGATCGGAGCGAGCCGACCGGATCGACGAACTGCTCGATCTCGTGGACCTCACCGACGTCGGGGGCAAGGAGGCGGACGACTTCTCGGGCGGGATGAAAAAGCGCCTCGACGCGGCGACGGCGCTCGTCCACCGGCCGCCGCTGGTCTTCCTCGACGAGCCGACGACGGGACTCGATCCCGCCGCGCGGAACCGGCTCTGGGAGTACTTCCGGCGGATCAACGACGAGGGGACGACCGTCTTCCTGACGACGCAGTACCTCGAAGAGGCGGATCAGCTCTGCGATCGCCTCGCGGTGATCCAGAACGGGACCGTCGTCGCGGACGGGACGCCCGGGGCGCTCAAGCGTCGCGTCGGGGGCGAAATCCTCGACGTGCAGCTCGCGGATCCGGGCAAGCGGGAGCGAGCCGTCGAAATCGCTCGTCACGGGGACCTGTTCGCGGTCGGGGCGACGGTCGAACCGACGGACGAGGGGGTGGCAGTGACCGCACGGGACGCCCGCACCAGCGGCACAGACCTCCTGGTCGCCCTTCGCGACGACGGGATCGGCGTCGTGGGCTTCGACGTCCGGGCGCCGACGCTCGACGACGTCTTCCTCGCCGTCACCGGCGATAGAGAGGGCGAGCGGACCGAAGTCGACGATAGCGACGGCGGCGTCCCCGGACCCGCCGAATCGCAGACGGTCGGTGGCGGCGGTTCGAACGGGCCGGACGACCAGGGTGACTCCGACGGCCGCGACGGAGGTCGTCGATGA